Proteins from one Impatiens glandulifera chromosome 2, dImpGla2.1, whole genome shotgun sequence genomic window:
- the LOC124924408 gene encoding agamous-like MADS-box protein AGL104 gives MGRVKLEIKRIENSVNRQISFTKRRDGLMKKAFELSVLCGVDVAVITFSPTGKLRIFSGNNKSIEEVIERCLNIPDYGGRRLENQEYLRKTVCHNLKAAQANNIVDLLADQPASPDLRRNMSKSDYQVQELQQEIIAFKDQLEAMEKRLRFFESDPSEITTLSEAQIRECVLKETLKHVSLRKRTLEMENNHLQAINVISQVQIPLYHDLISNNNSSGGTLMDWHSPRLETNGQNNMNFLNPPNLIPLRNQQLMSLDNTQLQSQPTFFYEQPNAPQFRQNMEFNPSIWPEFDTTEFLHEESHGVVADMLDISLNSRWQMWNTPLRS, from the exons ATGGGGCGTGTGAAGCTTGAGATCAAAAGGATAGAGAACTCAGTGAACAGACAAATATCATTTACAAAGAGGAGGGATGGGTTGATGAAGAAAGCCTTTGAGTTATCTGTTCTCTGTGGAGTTGATGTTGCTGTCATCACTTTTTCCCCTACTGGGAAACTCAGAATCTTTTCTGGCAATAATAAAAG TATAGAAGAAGTCATTGAAAGGTGTTTGAATATTCCGGATTATGGAGGAAGAAG GTTAGAGAATCAagag TATCTAAGGAAAACTGTGTGCCATAATTTGAAGGCTGCCCAAGCAAACAATATTGTGGACTTATTGGCTGATCAACCTGCATCGCCAGACTTgag GAGGAACATGTCTAAATCTGATTATCAGGTTCAG GAACTTCAACAAGAAATCATAGCATTTAAGGATCAGTTGGAGGCTATGGAGAAACGATTAAG ATTCTTTGAAAGTGACCCTTCAGAAATTACTACACTTTCTGAGGCACAAATTCGTGAATGTGTACTCAAGGAGACGTTAAAACATGTTTCACTACGCAAA aGGACATTAGAGATGGAGAATAACCATCTTCAAGCGATAAATGTCATTTCTCAG GTACAAATTCCTTTATATCATGATTTGATCTCAAACAATAACTCAAGTGGTGGCACATTGATGGATTGGCACTCACCAAGATTAGAAACAAATGGTCAGAATAATATGAATTTCTTAAATCCTCCCAATCTCATTCCCTTGAG GAATCAACAACTTATGAGTTTAGACAACACACAACTACAGTCACAACCCACTTTTTTCTATGAGCAACCGAATGCACCCCAATTTAGGCAAAATATGGAGTTCAACCCTTCTATTTGGCCCGAATTTGACACAACAG